The DNA window AAAAGATTACAATTTAAACAGGAATGTCAAAAATCATGTAAAGAATTCAATGAATTAATAAAAACTGCCATTAATAAGGTTAAATATGAAAACAATAATTATTCAGCCAGTTCTGATTTTGAAGAATATAGAAATTTAATATTAAGTCATTTATATGAAACTACCGATTTAAAGTCTCAACTTAATAATTTAAAAGTTTCAGATTTAGCTCTTGGATCTTTAATTGAAATCATTTATAACCTACGGAATGAGGAAATATATGAATTAAGTGATAAATTTTTAGAGAAAATGGATTTGAAACTTAACAATATTAAACATAACTCCAAAAAGAATTTCAAATTTATTTTTTTGCTTAATATAAAACGGTTTAGATTAATAGATGAAGATGATTCAGACTACAAAAATGAAAGAAAAATTTATGAAAACGTATTAAAAATATTTGATATTGAACGGGTAGTAATAGAGAAGTTTACAATTGATGGAGCATATGAAGATCAATCAAATTTAAATAAATTAATGCAGATTTTTAAAAATAGTCATGGAGAAACTATAGAAATATCGATTAATGCGAGAGACTTTGAATTTGCAGAAAAGCTAGCAAATTCTAAATTAGATTTGTTTTTAGGATTTTTTTCTTTTATGAGGTATCGTTTCCTAAAACGTATAGATTTCAATGATGATAAGCCTATTGATAAAATTAATGCTAAATCATGTATTGTTTTGGAGGGAGATAAATTAATTTATCCTTATTTGAAATACGTTCCAGAACGAACATTAGATTCTATTAGAAATGAAGTTAATGAAGTAAGATTTACTAATTCTATTGATTTAAAAATTAGATACAACTTATCTTATTTCGAACATTATATTGAATTAATGAAAGAAACTAAGAATGATAAATCAAAAAAGAAATTGTGGAAATGTTTAACAGAGTTCCTTCGACTGTATTACGATGCCTGTACTGAAAAAAATCTTCCATATGCATTTCTTAAATTTTGGATGATAGGAGAAACCATCATCAAAAAAATAAGTGGAAAAATAAAAGATGAAAACCTACTTAAAAGACTTGAACAAGTTTTTAAAGTATTTCATAATGACAAATTTATTAGAAATAGATTCAAATTTTTGTATTTAAGGCGTAATGAACTAGTCCATGAAGGTAATTTTGAGCAAATTACCTATGTGGATCGAAATTTAGCTAAAATAATAGCAGATAGCGTTTTATTATTTTATATTAGTTATATGAATGATCTCAATAACTTAGCTGAATATGATTTCTTAATTCAAAATATGAATAAAAGCGATAATGAAATTGATAGGTATTCGCTAGTATTAAAAATCATTAGTAAAAATAGATAACATCACAAGTTAGCAAAGATTTTGAATAAATGGTCCTAGGGTTAAATTTAATGTGTTAGAAAAAAATATTTCATTATATTGTAATCATCAACCAAATTTTTTAAATATTAATTTCATCTATAATTTTTTTTCAAAAAATCCCAATAATTACCTTTCCTTCCACAACCATAACAATAGTATCCCTTCTTATTAACACGGAATGAAGGTTTTTTATCTTCATGGTCATGAAATGGGCAGTGGTACATTACATATTCTTTTTCTGGATACACTCTAACTGGTGTGCCAAGGATTTGTTTGAATAATATAAGTTGATCAGTAACATCATCAAAACTATTTTTCGTGGCCATCTCAGATTTTTGAGTTGTTTTTCTAATTTTTGAATTGTAAAATTCTATTTCATCAATTTCTTGTAGATGTTCAGAAAAATTAGTACAATAATCCTCAATATCAAAGTTTTCAACACTAGGATCTAAAGACCTGGCCATTATATCTTCATAATCATCAGAGAGTTGGAATGGCACTACAATTAAGTCTGTTAATTGATGTTTGCTGTAAGGCACTCTTGAAAGTCTGGCCTTAGCATCACGAGTTACTGATAAATCCAATGTAGAATAACCATAAGATTTTTTAACGTGCTTTGCAAACCATAAAACGGCTAAATTGATATCTTTAAATTCAGTTGGTTTAAAGAATATATATGCATGGCAACCTTTAAAACCACTGAAAAAGAGTATTGGGGGCTTTTCGAATGTTTCTTCAATTTTTATTGCAAAGTCTTTGGCATCATTTACTGCAGGTTTAGATATTTTCTCATTAATTACCAAGTTCTGGAGTTTTTCTTGGAGACTATTCTGTAAAGATTTTTTGTAATTTAATCCTGAGCTCCTGAGTTTAACTAATTCATTTTTTATTTTTCGAGCTTCTTCATTCCTTACATCAAAATCCAAGAAGACCCTATCAAAAACCATGATACTATTTTTCTTCTCTTTTAAATTGTCAATAGTTCCATGATCATAGGTATGAATTAAACATGGATGATTACCATTATTTCGGTGTACATGAACGAATAAACTTTTAGGATCTTTGACAGTAAACTGTATTCTGAAGTTAGATTTATTAAAGTCAGGCGGCCTTCTGAAGTGCCTGTAAAAATTAGATCCATAAAAAGATTCATAAAAAGATAGAATACCCTTCATTTATAGATGCTCCTCAGGTATTCTATCGAGATTACGAAGATCATTGTAGAGTTTGTCTGAAACGATAATTTTATCGTTCAAATATGGTTTGAGTAAATATCCATAGAAAAGAAGATTTTCAATGTAGAGATTTAACTGCCTTTTAATGATCCCTGTGTTACTGGCCATTGATTCAACTAATTTTGAAGCTGTTAACTTCATATGTGGATCTTGGTATTCTCCCGCTGCGCGGATGATGTGTAGATAGATAAATTTTTTTAGATCTGGTCGTGTTTGGTCCCAGTTTAATAAAAGTGTTGGAGGTTTTGTTTTGTATTTAGGTTTTGGAAGTTCCGAAAGTCTGGACTGTTCCCCTATTCTATCCACCCCCGATGTTCCATATCAACCAATGTTTGATAAATGTCCACCTCGGAATATTTGGGTTTCAATACGTCTATTATGGATTTGTATGTGTGTTTAATGAAGTTCACGAGTTCGGATAGTATGGCACTTTCGAGTACTGTCAAATTTTTATAGTCAATTTTTGCATTTGTGGCCTGTTTTATGTGTTTATCGTTATTTTTAATTCTATTTTTTTCTATCAGAATTTCAGGATTCGTATTTTCGGTTTTTGCGACTGTATTTCTTGTGTTTGAGTAAATTCCAAATTCTTTTGATTGAACATGATATGGATTGTAAACAACTTTGTTGGATTTTTTTTGATCATATTTTGGTAGGTAAATTACATCACTTACTTGATGGGAGGAATTTGGAATTTGTTTTTTTATGAAGTCTTCTTCCTTATTTCTAATATTCGGCCAATCTATATTTCCGATGAGTAAAAGTAGATTTTCATATTTCTCTGCTTCAGATTTTAT is part of the Methanobacterium lacus genome and encodes:
- a CDS encoding HEPN domain-containing protein, with translation MDLKLNNIKHNSKKNFKFIFLLNIKRFRLIDEDDSDYKNERKIYENVLKIFDIERVVIEKFTIDGAYEDQSNLNKLMQIFKNSHGETIEISINARDFEFAEKLANSKLDLFLGFFSFMRYRFLKRIDFNDDKPIDKINAKSCIVLEGDKLIYPYLKYVPERTLDSIRNEVNEVRFTNSIDLKIRYNLSYFEHYIELMKETKNDKSKKKLWKCLTEFLRLYYDACTEKNLPYAFLKFWMIGETIIKKISGKIKDENLLKRLEQVFKVFHNDKFIRNRFKFLYLRRNELVHEGNFEQITYVDRNLAKIIADSVLLFYISYMNDLNNLAEYDFLIQNMNKSDNEIDRYSLVLKIISKNR
- a CDS encoding CHC2 zinc finger domain-containing protein: MKGILSFYESFYGSNFYRHFRRPPDFNKSNFRIQFTVKDPKSLFVHVHRNNGNHPCLIHTYDHGTIDNLKEKKNSIMVFDRVFLDFDVRNEEARKIKNELVKLRSSGLNYKKSLQNSLQEKLQNLVINEKISKPAVNDAKDFAIKIEETFEKPPILFFSGFKGCHAYIFFKPTEFKDINLAVLWFAKHVKKSYGYSTLDLSVTRDAKARLSRVPYSKHQLTDLIVVPFQLSDDYEDIMARSLDPSVENFDIEDYCTNFSEHLQEIDEIEFYNSKIRKTTQKSEMATKNSFDDVTDQLILFKQILGTPVRVYPEKEYVMYHCPFHDHEDKKPSFRVNKKGYYCYGCGRKGNYWDFLKKNYR